The proteins below come from a single Gimesia alba genomic window:
- a CDS encoding 30S ribosomal protein S1, with protein sequence MVDRNLIREFNISDEDLDAAFAEVMPEVDAEGEETDWVLDDVYASVSCAYDVNQIIDGVVLSVEGEEVLVDIGFKSEGVVHIDEWSEDEEPPKAGDKVQVLLEEVEDEFGLTMLSKRKADRIREWEKVIATHAEGDVVSGTVVRKIKGGLLINIGVNVFLPASQVDIRRPSDIANYIGRTIECVILKIDEARRNIVVSRRKLIEEKREKLKQDLLSKIEEGQIVKGVVKNIADFGAFVDLGGIDGLLHITDMSWGRINHPTEIVKIDDEIEVMILSVDRDKEKIALGLKQKSPSPWELVESKYPVGTKVIGHVVNVMSYGAFVKLEDGIEGLVHISEMSWTKRINHPSELVNIGDEVEVVVLGVNKDKQEISLGMKQTQSNPWDEVTKKYPEGAKVKGTVRNLTNYGAFIELEEGVDGLLHVSDMSWTRKISHASEVMKKGDEIECLVISVDEERKRIALGLKQLASDPWETDIPQKYQPGAIVQGVVTKITNFGVFVELEDELEGLLHISELADHKVENPEDIVKVGETLDVKILRVDTDDRKIGLSRKLEEPIEEEASGEAGEPATAGAPRKELMGGTGGNAPLFSMPSEGAETPAEEPAAEESSEESAE encoded by the coding sequence ATGGTTGATCGTAATTTAATTCGAGAGTTTAACATTTCTGATGAAGACCTGGATGCGGCATTCGCAGAGGTCATGCCAGAAGTTGATGCAGAGGGTGAAGAAACCGATTGGGTGTTGGATGACGTCTATGCTTCCGTCTCCTGTGCTTATGATGTAAATCAGATTATTGATGGTGTTGTTTTAAGCGTTGAGGGTGAAGAGGTTCTTGTCGACATCGGATTCAAGAGTGAAGGTGTCGTTCATATTGACGAATGGTCTGAGGATGAAGAACCTCCCAAGGCCGGTGATAAGGTTCAGGTACTGCTGGAAGAAGTCGAAGACGAATTCGGCTTGACCATGCTTTCCAAGCGCAAAGCCGATCGCATTCGCGAGTGGGAAAAAGTCATCGCAACACACGCCGAAGGCGATGTGGTTTCCGGTACTGTTGTTCGCAAAATCAAAGGTGGCCTGCTCATTAATATCGGCGTGAATGTCTTCCTGCCAGCCAGCCAGGTTGATATTCGTCGTCCTTCCGATATCGCCAACTACATTGGTCGCACCATTGAATGTGTGATTTTGAAAATTGATGAAGCCCGACGAAACATTGTTGTTTCACGTCGTAAACTCATCGAAGAAAAACGTGAGAAGCTCAAACAGGATCTGCTCAGCAAGATTGAAGAAGGTCAAATTGTTAAAGGCGTCGTGAAAAACATCGCCGACTTTGGTGCCTTTGTTGATCTCGGCGGGATTGATGGTCTGTTACACATTACCGACATGAGTTGGGGACGTATCAACCATCCGACTGAAATCGTGAAGATTGATGACGAAATCGAAGTCATGATCCTGAGCGTCGATCGTGACAAAGAAAAAATTGCCCTCGGTCTCAAGCAGAAATCACCCAGTCCCTGGGAATTGGTCGAATCCAAATACCCAGTGGGTACCAAAGTCATCGGTCACGTTGTCAACGTGATGTCTTACGGTGCCTTTGTGAAACTGGAAGACGGCATCGAAGGCCTGGTTCACATCAGTGAAATGTCCTGGACCAAACGCATCAACCATCCAAGTGAACTCGTCAATATCGGCGATGAAGTGGAAGTGGTTGTGCTGGGTGTCAACAAAGACAAACAGGAAATCTCTCTCGGTATGAAGCAGACTCAGTCCAATCCATGGGACGAAGTCACCAAGAAATACCCGGAAGGTGCCAAGGTCAAAGGAACCGTTCGCAATCTCACCAACTACGGTGCCTTCATTGAACTCGAAGAAGGTGTCGACGGCTTGCTGCATGTGAGCGACATGTCCTGGACACGTAAGATTTCTCATGCCAGCGAAGTCATGAAGAAAGGCGACGAAATTGAGTGTCTGGTCATTTCCGTTGATGAAGAGCGAAAACGAATCGCACTGGGATTGAAGCAGCTCGCTTCCGATCCCTGGGAAACCGATATTCCTCAGAAGTACCAGCCCGGTGCCATCGTGCAAGGGGTGGTTACCAAGATTACGAACTTTGGTGTCTTCGTAGAACTGGAAGATGAGTTGGAAGGCCTGCTGCACATTTCAGAACTCGCGGATCACAAAGTGGAAAACCCCGAAGATATCGTCAAGGTCGGCGAAACACTGGATGTCAAAATCCTGCGTGTTGACACTGATGATCGTAAGATCGGCCTGAGCCGTAAGCTCGAAGAACCGATCGAAGAAGAAGCGTCGGGTGAAGCCGGTGAACCAGCAACCGCTGGTGCTCCTCGTAAGGAACTGATGGGTGGAACCGGTGGAAACGCCCCGCTGTTCAGCATGCCTTCAGAAGGTGCTGAAACTCCTGCAGAAGAACCTGCTGCAGAAGAGAGTTCTGAAGAATCGGCAGAATAA
- a CDS encoding glycosyltransferase family 2 protein gives MTPVPQSDEHGYPYTTEWYSSLKASLGEAGCRQLGFYPIPEDFLLSVVIPIFNESKTVENLIDQVKAVPIRKELVLVDDGSTDGTREILKRLEEQAQTSDDPQNQLRVIFHEVNQGKGAAVRTGFLEAQGDVMLIQDADLEYDPSEYPRLLQPIIEGKADVVYGSRFLGDQPHRVLYYWHYLGNKFLTTLSNCFTNLNLTDMETCYKLFKKEVIKEIAPGLCQNRFGIEPELTAKVARRHCRIFEMSISYDGRTYDQGKKIGWRDGVKALWCIVRYGLKD, from the coding sequence ATGACTCCAGTTCCTCAATCGGATGAGCACGGTTACCCGTACACGACCGAATGGTATAGCTCCTTAAAAGCATCACTGGGAGAAGCGGGCTGTCGGCAGCTTGGCTTTTATCCCATTCCAGAAGACTTTTTACTCTCAGTCGTCATTCCCATTTTCAATGAGAGCAAGACTGTCGAAAACCTGATTGATCAGGTCAAAGCTGTTCCGATTCGAAAGGAACTGGTTCTAGTCGACGATGGCAGCACCGATGGAACACGGGAAATCCTGAAACGACTGGAAGAACAGGCACAGACGAGCGACGACCCCCAAAATCAGCTTCGCGTCATTTTTCACGAGGTGAATCAGGGAAAAGGGGCCGCCGTTAGAACCGGATTTCTTGAAGCACAAGGCGATGTTATGCTGATTCAGGATGCCGACCTGGAATACGATCCTTCAGAATACCCGCGTCTTCTGCAGCCCATCATTGAAGGGAAAGCTGATGTCGTCTACGGGAGCCGTTTTCTGGGAGACCAGCCTCACCGGGTGCTTTATTACTGGCATTATCTGGGGAATAAATTCCTGACCACGCTCTCGAACTGTTTTACCAACCTCAATTTGACCGACATGGAAACCTGCTACAAGCTCTTTAAAAAAGAGGTGATCAAGGAAATCGCCCCTGGACTCTGCCAGAATCGGTTTGGAATCGAACCGGAACTGACAGCGAAAGTAGCCCGGCGCCATTGTCGGATATTCGAAATGTCGATCAGTTATGATGGTCGCACATATGATCAGGGGAAGAAAATTGGCTGGCGAGACGGTGTCAAAGCACTGTGGTGCATTGTGCGTTATGGATTAAAAGATTAG
- a CDS encoding DUF4175 family protein, with protein sequence MDRRQKFSDTKGVIMGLPDLLQQLNQVVFRYQASQNLKRLTLLWLIAGVLTLLTLTLIEPIAAPQFQHLLLAVLLGVPCLVATGMLLFRSRNRVSPASRHQIATLIEQTYPDLDTSLLATLELEKTTDETQPTFLQNRLIQQVIQHGTEHDWRQTISNRRLILQSTTHLVCFTAWFISCLTCWSYLKAAPIPKEEPLSTIASTKAQYQVEINPGTTDLEKDHPLLITARFIEKIPDIATLHIHGASGETQELPLVKHLDDPVFATRLPAVSEDLTYSVQVNHWETETYQVKVYVLPKLVQLDTVITPPEYTGQPTQTVEDSLTISAVTGSTIELHARFNKPVKAARLVSGAGQPLPMVLSSNGTSARLKLKAKQSQTWNLRLIDADKRENRNQPFIDLAVIPNLPPEIKVTFPARDTRVSPLEEALVQGTVVDDFGVQQVGLVYSIPGQPIQTLNLLNTTKPKLEVATEHILSLERLQVQPDTLISYHLFAEDIAPDGSRRKVLSDMYFMEVRHFEEIFKQGRSANSSSKSGKSGGNAQQAEKLAEQQKQIINATWKIIRREIKETVSSEFAEDVNTLQQAQQALVTAVIKLASKVKSQKSKAVIDSISQKMQETVSLLNAAKDANEVEQLTTALATEQASYQLLLKLRAREHKVSQNKNGGGSKGGGSSRSQNQLQQLELTNKKQRYETENQASPPPATQPNRESLQILNRLRELAQRQKDLNEQLKELADKQRFAKSDQEREEIERQLKRLRERQRELLRKADEVAQRMDQSKQPSSTKSRRELEQTRKHLQQSSQSLKEGQVSRALNSGTRAQQQLDQLKNEFRKKTANQFADAMRSLNQQAEQLDQKQKELSQALNKSDQPDQPKGRRSLRKNQGQQKLADQLEKQEDRLKNLVKQMKKVVQESEKSEPLLSKHLYDAIRKTRPYRPEDALKNAANFLKEGATERAQQAEQRAGQGIEAMKQGIKVAAESVLGNDLESLKRARQEIKSLTSDMKQEQKLAGNPKAAGQPKPSAQKSTQTGKGKSPGQKPSPGTKAGQPGKSGSPSGQGKSPVQLASAQKGKGQGSQSGSGKSSSPSSSQSASKPSSPKSLKGSRGNSKGGAGGGQGGPGAPAAGPITGNQFRQWSDRMRDVEEMVGDPELRSKVAQIRERAQSMRAEFKRHSKVPEGDLVNAQILEPLAELQKVLSNEISKRGAETSLAPIDRDPVPEKYSDLVRRYYEELGSGK encoded by the coding sequence ATGGATCGCCGGCAAAAATTCAGCGACACGAAAGGCGTAATCATGGGCCTGCCCGATCTCTTACAACAACTCAATCAGGTCGTCTTTCGTTATCAGGCCAGCCAGAATCTCAAACGATTGACCCTGCTCTGGCTGATTGCCGGCGTCCTGACACTGTTAACATTAACACTCATCGAACCGATTGCTGCACCACAATTCCAACACCTGTTGCTGGCTGTGCTGTTGGGTGTACCATGCCTCGTTGCGACGGGAATGCTTCTGTTTCGCTCCCGAAATCGTGTTTCTCCTGCCAGCCGCCATCAAATCGCTACCTTAATTGAACAGACCTACCCGGATCTGGACACCAGCCTGCTGGCCACACTGGAATTAGAAAAAACAACCGATGAAACGCAGCCCACTTTTCTGCAGAATCGCCTGATACAACAAGTTATTCAGCATGGAACCGAACACGACTGGCGGCAGACGATCTCCAACCGCAGACTGATCCTGCAAAGCACAACACACCTCGTCTGTTTCACTGCCTGGTTCATCAGTTGTCTCACCTGCTGGTCTTACCTGAAGGCGGCGCCCATTCCTAAAGAAGAACCACTGTCGACCATCGCTTCCACCAAAGCACAGTATCAGGTCGAAATAAATCCGGGAACCACCGATCTGGAAAAAGATCACCCTCTCTTAATTACCGCACGATTCATAGAGAAAATCCCCGATATTGCAACCCTGCACATCCACGGGGCGTCAGGAGAAACACAGGAACTGCCGCTCGTCAAACACCTGGACGACCCGGTCTTTGCCACCCGGCTGCCTGCCGTGAGCGAGGATCTTACTTATTCCGTTCAAGTAAATCACTGGGAAACGGAAACCTATCAGGTCAAAGTCTACGTTTTACCAAAACTGGTTCAACTGGATACGGTGATCACGCCCCCCGAGTACACGGGACAACCAACACAGACAGTGGAAGACAGCCTGACTATCAGCGCGGTCACCGGTTCGACGATTGAACTCCACGCCCGGTTCAACAAACCTGTAAAAGCGGCTCGATTGGTATCAGGGGCAGGGCAGCCATTACCGATGGTACTCAGCTCAAATGGCACCTCAGCCCGTCTCAAGCTCAAAGCAAAACAGAGCCAGACTTGGAACTTGCGATTGATCGATGCCGACAAACGAGAAAACCGAAACCAACCTTTCATCGATCTCGCCGTCATTCCCAACCTGCCCCCGGAAATCAAAGTGACATTTCCCGCTCGCGATACACGTGTCTCCCCGTTGGAAGAGGCCCTCGTGCAGGGGACCGTCGTCGATGATTTCGGCGTGCAACAGGTAGGACTCGTCTATTCAATTCCCGGTCAGCCTATTCAAACCCTGAATTTACTCAACACAACAAAGCCCAAGTTGGAGGTGGCCACCGAGCACATCCTCTCGCTGGAACGTCTGCAGGTACAGCCGGACACGCTGATTTCCTATCACTTGTTTGCGGAAGACATCGCCCCTGACGGCAGCAGACGCAAAGTGCTCAGCGACATGTATTTCATGGAAGTCCGCCACTTTGAAGAAATCTTCAAGCAAGGCCGCTCTGCAAACAGCTCCTCGAAATCGGGAAAAAGTGGCGGGAATGCTCAGCAGGCCGAAAAGCTGGCAGAGCAGCAAAAACAGATTATCAATGCGACCTGGAAAATCATCCGCCGCGAAATCAAGGAGACCGTATCCAGCGAGTTCGCAGAAGACGTGAATACACTGCAACAGGCACAACAGGCACTGGTCACCGCAGTCATCAAGCTGGCCTCAAAAGTAAAATCGCAAAAATCAAAAGCCGTCATCGATTCCATCTCACAAAAAATGCAGGAAACCGTTTCGCTGCTCAACGCGGCCAAGGATGCCAACGAGGTTGAACAACTCACCACAGCCCTGGCGACTGAACAAGCCAGTTACCAGCTCCTGCTGAAACTGCGCGCCCGCGAGCATAAGGTTTCCCAAAATAAAAATGGGGGAGGCAGCAAAGGGGGCGGCAGCAGCCGTTCACAGAATCAACTGCAACAACTGGAGCTGACCAACAAAAAACAGCGTTATGAAACCGAGAATCAGGCATCCCCACCTCCGGCGACACAACCGAATCGTGAATCACTGCAAATCCTTAACCGGTTGCGAGAGTTAGCGCAGCGTCAAAAGGATCTGAATGAACAACTCAAAGAACTGGCCGACAAACAGCGTTTCGCAAAATCCGATCAGGAACGCGAAGAAATCGAACGCCAGTTGAAACGCTTACGCGAACGACAACGCGAACTGCTTCGCAAAGCCGACGAAGTCGCCCAGCGGATGGATCAGTCTAAACAACCTTCATCCACGAAATCCCGACGTGAACTCGAACAGACGCGGAAACACCTGCAACAAAGCTCACAATCGCTCAAAGAAGGGCAGGTCTCACGTGCCCTGAACTCCGGAACCCGCGCCCAGCAGCAACTGGACCAACTCAAAAACGAATTCCGCAAAAAAACTGCCAACCAATTCGCCGACGCCATGCGATCCCTGAATCAGCAGGCCGAACAACTCGATCAAAAGCAGAAAGAACTGAGCCAGGCGCTCAATAAATCCGACCAGCCAGACCAGCCCAAGGGACGGCGGTCTCTGCGAAAGAATCAGGGGCAGCAGAAACTCGCCGATCAACTTGAGAAGCAGGAAGATCGGTTGAAAAATCTGGTGAAACAGATGAAAAAAGTCGTTCAGGAGTCTGAAAAATCAGAGCCACTGCTTTCCAAGCATCTGTACGATGCCATTCGCAAAACGAGACCCTATCGCCCGGAAGATGCGTTAAAGAATGCCGCCAACTTCCTGAAAGAGGGCGCCACCGAACGGGCGCAACAGGCTGAACAACGTGCCGGGCAGGGAATCGAAGCGATGAAACAGGGGATCAAAGTCGCCGCCGAAAGTGTTCTGGGCAACGATCTGGAATCACTCAAACGGGCCCGACAAGAAATCAAATCACTCACATCAGACATGAAACAGGAACAGAAACTGGCCGGCAATCCCAAAGCAGCAGGCCAGCCAAAACCGTCTGCACAAAAATCAACCCAGACCGGAAAAGGGAAATCTCCCGGACAAAAACCATCTCCGGGAACGAAAGCCGGTCAACCGGGTAAATCTGGTTCCCCCTCCGGTCAGGGCAAGTCCCCCGTACAACTGGCGTCGGCCCAAAAAGGTAAAGGTCAGGGCTCTCAATCAGGCTCCGGCAAATCCTCATCTCCGTCATCTTCACAATCGGCATCAAAACCATCATCTCCTAAATCATTAAAGGGGTCCCGCGGCAATTCGAAAGGGGGCGCTGGTGGAGGTCAGGGAGGTCCTGGGGCACCGGCGGCGGGACCGATTACCGGCAATCAGTTCCGCCAGTGGTCTGACCGTATGCGGGATGTTGAGGAGATGGTGGGAGATCCTGAACTACGTAGTAAAGTCGCTCAAATTCGTGAACGGGCACAGAGTATGCGTGCCGAGTTCAAACGACATTCCAAAGTACCGGAAGGAGACTTGGTCAATGCGCAAATCCTGGAACCGCTGGCTGAACTTCAAAAAGTATTGTCAAACGAAATCAGCAAACGAGGCGCGGAGACATCGCTGGCACCGATTGACCGCGACCCGGTACCGGAAAAATACTCTGACCTGGTCCGTCGCTACTATGAAGAATTAGGGAGTGGAAAATGA
- a CDS encoding sigma-70 family RNA polymerase sigma factor has protein sequence MQKTARRRSSSAVQNPLETYLKEINETALLSAEEEKELSNRIENGDKEARDRMVRANLRLVVNIARAYSGKGLPLQDLIEEGNLGLLRAVEGFDPEMGTRFSTYASYWIKQSIKRALVNSAKTIRIPAYMVELLTKWRRATAQLQDTLDRTPTTEEVAKELDLPPKKLKIVKKAIQLYNSSPQSEQHEAGWSLGEMIPDDRLKGPDDELVENDNLKHVYRLLKEIPDREASILRMRFGLDGDEPKTLKEIGQELGLTRERVRQIESEALKKLAKEISGE, from the coding sequence ATGCAGAAAACTGCTCGACGGCGTTCCTCTTCAGCCGTACAGAATCCGTTAGAAACATATCTCAAAGAAATCAACGAAACCGCCCTGCTCTCTGCAGAAGAAGAGAAGGAGCTTTCGAATCGTATTGAAAACGGTGACAAAGAAGCCCGCGACCGTATGGTGCGAGCGAATCTGCGGCTTGTTGTGAATATCGCGCGAGCCTATTCAGGCAAAGGTCTGCCACTTCAGGATCTGATTGAAGAAGGCAACTTGGGTCTACTCCGGGCCGTTGAAGGCTTCGATCCCGAAATGGGGACCCGTTTCAGTACCTACGCCAGTTACTGGATCAAACAGTCGATCAAACGAGCTTTGGTGAATTCCGCGAAGACCATTCGTATTCCCGCCTATATGGTCGAACTTTTGACCAAATGGCGGCGTGCCACCGCTCAGCTTCAAGACACGCTCGATCGAACTCCCACCACAGAAGAAGTGGCCAAAGAACTCGATCTTCCACCGAAGAAATTGAAAATTGTCAAGAAAGCGATTCAGCTGTATAATTCGTCGCCTCAATCCGAGCAGCATGAGGCTGGCTGGTCACTGGGAGAGATGATTCCCGATGATCGCTTAAAAGGCCCCGATGATGAACTGGTTGAGAATGACAATCTGAAGCATGTCTATCGACTGCTGAAAGAAATTCCGGATCGCGAAGCCAGCATTCTGCGGATGCGGTTTGGTCTGGACGGTGACGAACCAAAAACATTGAAAGAGATCGGCCAGGAATTAGGTTTGACGCGGGAACGCGTGCGGCAGATCGAGAGTGAAGCACTCAAAAAACTGGCCAAAGAAATTTCCGGCGAGTAA
- a CDS encoding vWA domain-containing protein, producing MSFLTPLYLVGIIAVGLPILLHLVRHQPKNVLFFSSLRFLEHKPPQTNRKNKIEHWLLLMLRAIAVMLLVTAFARPFFKNTDIELTAADTKHQTILLIDTSSSMQRGTLWKEALQTADEIIKQADENQIAIYTFDSQLTSVKPIKDSKQDTPQQTQQTDRERLTKLTPGWNATNLGFALSEIAARLQQQAISDPTGTLLQNSTIELITDFQAGSQINSLSEFSWPAEVQVRLHQLKEKQTSNAGLQLLALDEQGQATVRIVNAGDSKQEQFQVAYQTALSESEQPQKIYIPAGQSRVIRMPAIDEQQPATRIVLKGDKHDFDNNLYLQPREQANITIVHYGTPAAGSTESPDYFAKRAFPTTPQRKIEFLTVGPDSPQVLLSVAKIQLMIVSRELSAEETNLVKNYLEQGGVVLFSLNQQQTSDTFQLLISRSEQNLVSEADVNGYALLTNIKFEHPLFQMFQAPEYSDFTNLKFWKYQRLSLPEDVPHQVLARFDHESPAIVNVPLGQGHLIVMTFGWTPEASQFALSTKFVPMMNAILALNANMIDTPSQFIVGETVKLPESLKAAKVSVPKVSSIQLAVGQQNFEQTVQPGLYQITSQDETTPVQKFVVNLDIEESKTAPLAIEKLEALGVKLLNHNETTAANSAPADLKRQALIREMEQKQKIWRWLIIVALAMLGLETLLAKWIAGKNSATRKA from the coding sequence TTGAGTTTTTTAACCCCACTCTATCTAGTTGGAATCATCGCCGTCGGCCTGCCGATCCTGCTCCATCTGGTCCGACACCAGCCGAAAAATGTCCTGTTCTTCAGCTCGCTCCGTTTTCTGGAACACAAGCCTCCTCAAACCAACCGCAAAAATAAAATCGAACACTGGTTGCTGCTCATGCTGCGTGCTATCGCCGTCATGCTTCTGGTAACTGCATTTGCACGCCCTTTTTTCAAAAACACCGACATCGAACTGACGGCGGCAGATACGAAGCACCAGACCATTCTCCTGATCGACACCAGCTCCAGCATGCAGCGCGGGACTCTCTGGAAAGAAGCACTGCAGACCGCCGACGAAATCATCAAGCAAGCCGACGAGAATCAGATCGCCATCTACACATTTGATTCCCAGCTCACCTCGGTCAAACCGATCAAGGACTCAAAGCAGGACACACCTCAACAAACGCAGCAAACCGACCGTGAACGCCTCACCAAGCTGACTCCCGGCTGGAACGCGACCAATCTGGGATTCGCGTTGTCAGAAATCGCCGCACGACTGCAGCAACAGGCCATTTCGGATCCGACGGGAACCCTGTTACAAAACAGCACGATTGAGCTGATTACGGATTTCCAGGCGGGTTCCCAAATCAACTCACTTTCAGAATTTTCCTGGCCGGCAGAGGTTCAAGTCCGCTTACATCAACTGAAAGAAAAACAGACCAGTAATGCTGGGCTCCAACTCCTGGCACTCGACGAACAAGGGCAGGCAACGGTTCGTATTGTCAATGCGGGCGACTCAAAGCAGGAACAGTTCCAGGTCGCATATCAAACGGCCCTCAGCGAGTCCGAGCAACCACAGAAAATTTACATCCCCGCAGGTCAGTCCCGAGTCATTCGCATGCCGGCAATTGACGAACAGCAACCCGCTACGCGAATCGTACTCAAAGGCGACAAACACGACTTTGACAACAATCTTTATCTTCAACCCCGCGAACAGGCAAACATCACTATCGTCCATTACGGCACTCCCGCCGCAGGCTCCACCGAGTCCCCTGATTATTTTGCCAAACGCGCATTTCCGACAACGCCCCAGCGCAAAATCGAATTCTTAACGGTTGGCCCCGATTCACCGCAAGTTCTGCTTTCGGTGGCGAAGATTCAGCTGATGATAGTCAGTCGCGAACTCTCTGCCGAGGAAACCAACCTCGTCAAGAATTATCTAGAGCAGGGTGGGGTAGTCCTGTTTTCCCTGAACCAGCAACAAACCAGTGACACGTTTCAACTTTTAATCTCCCGTTCGGAACAGAACCTCGTTTCGGAGGCCGACGTCAACGGCTATGCACTGCTCACAAATATCAAATTCGAGCACCCTCTGTTTCAGATGTTCCAGGCTCCTGAATATTCGGACTTCACAAACCTGAAATTCTGGAAGTATCAGCGGCTCTCGCTTCCCGAAGATGTACCGCATCAGGTTCTGGCACGCTTCGACCACGAAAGTCCGGCGATTGTGAACGTCCCCCTTGGTCAGGGACACCTCATCGTCATGACGTTTGGCTGGACTCCCGAGGCAAGTCAGTTCGCACTTTCAACCAAGTTTGTACCGATGATGAATGCCATTCTGGCCCTCAATGCCAATATGATCGATACTCCCTCCCAATTCATTGTCGGTGAAACCGTCAAGCTGCCCGAGTCCCTCAAAGCAGCGAAGGTGAGCGTGCCCAAGGTCTCATCAATTCAGTTGGCAGTGGGTCAGCAGAATTTCGAACAAACAGTCCAACCCGGCCTGTATCAGATTACATCACAAGATGAAACAACGCCGGTACAAAAGTTTGTGGTCAATCTCGACATCGAAGAAAGTAAGACCGCACCACTGGCAATCGAAAAACTGGAAGCACTGGGAGTCAAGCTACTCAACCACAACGAAACCACAGCCGCCAATTCAGCCCCCGCCGATCTGAAACGCCAGGCGTTGATCCGGGAGATGGAACAGAAACAGAAAATATGGCGTTGGCTGATCATTGTCGCGCTGGCGATGCTGGGTCTGGAAACACTGCTGGCGAAATGGATCGCCGGCAAAAATTCAGCGACACGAAAGGCGTAA
- a CDS encoding aldose 1-epimerase family protein: MKSTQILFTDVNSQTWVEEILLNAESHPEFSENPSWSIRKTQLHGGLSEGVDLIEVNNGALQLSILPTRGMGVWKGNCQGIPLEWQSPVKSPVNPAFVTLSERGGLGWLSGFNELICRCGLISNGPPGADSAGNPLESELTLHGRIANTPAHYVSVELDPADGGWLKISGKMEEGMLFGSHFLLESTLETRLGSAEFRIRDRVTNLGPEPTESELLYHINVGAPFLGEGSRFAMPFKEMAPRDPRAAEGVNEFETYLGPTPGYAEQAYYFLPVCDENGDSPALLTGKKGALGFLVNFKKASLPYFTLWKNTQSESGGYVTGLEPAISFPNFRGVEREQGRLKRVEPGGSYETEFQVSILNNSDSVDEVRQKITKLSEQGPSVVHETPHPRFS, encoded by the coding sequence ATGAAATCGACACAAATTTTGTTCACTGATGTGAATTCGCAAACCTGGGTGGAAGAAATCCTGCTGAATGCAGAGAGCCATCCTGAGTTTTCCGAGAATCCGAGTTGGTCAATTCGCAAAACACAACTGCACGGCGGACTGTCGGAAGGCGTGGATCTGATCGAGGTGAATAACGGCGCGCTACAGCTTTCGATTCTGCCCACTCGGGGAATGGGGGTCTGGAAAGGGAATTGCCAGGGAATTCCGCTGGAATGGCAGTCTCCTGTAAAATCGCCTGTAAATCCTGCATTTGTCACGCTTTCGGAGCGAGGTGGACTCGGTTGGCTGAGTGGCTTTAATGAGCTGATTTGTCGGTGTGGCCTGATCTCAAACGGACCTCCCGGGGCCGATTCAGCAGGTAATCCCCTCGAATCAGAATTAACTTTGCACGGGCGGATTGCCAATACGCCCGCGCATTATGTGAGTGTGGAACTCGACCCTGCTGACGGGGGTTGGTTGAAAATTAGTGGCAAAATGGAAGAAGGCATGCTGTTTGGCAGTCATTTTCTACTGGAATCGACGCTCGAAACCCGTCTGGGATCAGCAGAATTTCGGATTCGTGACCGTGTGACTAACCTGGGACCGGAACCGACTGAGTCGGAATTGTTGTATCACATCAATGTGGGCGCGCCGTTTTTGGGGGAAGGTTCCCGATTTGCGATGCCATTTAAGGAAATGGCACCCCGAGATCCCCGTGCGGCAGAAGGGGTGAATGAGTTCGAGACGTATCTGGGACCCACACCCGGTTATGCTGAGCAGGCGTACTATTTTCTTCCTGTCTGTGATGAGAATGGGGACTCGCCGGCGTTACTGACTGGCAAAAAGGGGGCCTTAGGTTTTCTGGTGAATTTTAAGAAGGCGTCTCTCCCTTATTTTACACTGTGGAAGAATACTCAGTCTGAGTCAGGCGGCTACGTGACAGGGCTGGAGCCTGCGATCAGTTTCCCGAATTTCAGGGGAGTCGAGCGGGAGCAGGGGCGCTTAAAGCGCGTTGAGCCAGGGGGCAGCTACGAGACCGAATTTCAGGTTTCAATTTTGAATAATTCGGATTCCGTTGATGAGGTCAGGCAGAAAATCACGAAGTTAAGTGAACAGGGCCCCTCGGTTGTGCATGAGACGCCCCATCCCCGGTTTTCTTAA